In Clupea harengus chromosome 25, Ch_v2.0.2, whole genome shotgun sequence, one genomic interval encodes:
- the fzr1b gene encoding fizzy-related protein homolog isoform X2: MDQEYERRLLRQLNHQNLPEAQLAKPGYATCSPVSIKSGDRFIPTRAGSNWSINFHYANENCRSPSQNHRSKDSSADTGKDAVAYAALLRNELLGAGIETVPDPHTDDRRHAILSQDTCSLFKYSVQSKRVPFDNGNEVSPYSLSPLSNKSHKLLRSPRKPARKISKIPFKVLDAPELQDDFYLNLVDWSAGNLLSVGLGACVYLWSACTSQVTRLCDLSVDGDSVTSVCWNERGSLVAVGTHKGFVQIWDAAASRKLTCLEGHSARVGALAWNGEQLSSGSRDRVILQRDIRTPPSAERRLQGHRQEVCGLKWSPDHQHLASGGNDNKLLVWNSSSLLPVQQYSDHLAAVKAIAWSPHQHGLLASGGGTADRCLRFWNTLTGQALQSTDTGSQVCNLAWSKHANELVSTHGYSQNQILVWKYPSLTQVAKLTGHSYRVLYLAVSPDGEAIVTL; this comes from the exons ATGGATCAGGAATATGAAAGACGCCTACTGAGGCAGCTCAACCATCAGAACCTCCCCGAGGCTCAACTGGCCAAG cCTGGTTATGCAACATGCAGTCCTGTCAGTATCAAGTCAGGAGACAGATTCATTCCTACTCGTGCCGGGAGTAACTGGAGCATCAATTTCCACTATGCCAAT GAAAACTGTCGGTCTCCCAGTCAGAATCACAGATCAAAAGATTCTTCAGCAGACACAGGCAAAG ATGCAGTGGCATATGCTGCCCTGCTGAGGAACGAGCTGCTGGGAGCAGGCATTGAGACAGTCCCTGATCCACACACAGATGACCGTCGCCACGCCATCCTTTCCCAGGACACATGTAGCCTCTTCAAG TACTCAGTGCAATCAAAGAGAGTGCCTTTTGACAACGGTAACGAAGTCTCTCCATACTCACTCTCCCCACTTAGCAATAAGAG CCACAAGCTCTTGCGCTCTCCCCGCAAGCCGGCGCGCAAGATCTCCAAGATCCCCTTCAAGGTGCTGGACGCCCCGGAGTTGCAGGACGACTTCTACCTCAACCTAGTGGACTGGTCCGCGGGGAACCTGCTGAGCGTGGGCCTGGGggcgtgtgtgtacctgtggagCGCCTGCACCAGtcag GTGACCAGGTTATGTGACCTGTCGGTGGATGGGGACTCGGTAACATCAGTGTGTTGGAATGAAAGG GGTAGCTTGGTTGCCGTGGGAACGCATAAGGGATTTGTGCAGATATGGGATGCAGCGGCCAGTCGGAAGCTGACCTGCCTTGAGGGTCATTCTGCACGCGTAG GTGCGTTGGCTTGGAACGGGGAGCAGCTGTCGTCGGGTAGCCGGGACCGCGTGATCCTTCAGAGGGACATCCGCACCCCCCCTTCTGCTGAGCGCCGGCTGCAGGGCCACCGGCAGGAAGTCTGCGGCCTCAAGTGGTCACCTGACCACCAGCACCTCGCCTCAGGGGGAAACGACAACAAG CTGCTGGTGTGGAACAGCTCTAGCCTGCTCCCGGTGCAGCAGTACAGTGACCACCTGGCGGCGGTCAAGGCCATCGCATGGTCCCCCCACCAGCACGGGCTGCTGGCGTCGGGCGGGGGCACAGCCGACCGCTGCCTCCGCTTCTGGAACACACTGACGGGCCAGGCGCTGCAGAGCACCGACACTGGCTCACAGGTCTGCAACCTGGCCTGGTCCAAACACGCCAATGAACTG GTGAGCACACACGGctactctcagaaccagattCTGGTTTGGAAGTACCCCTCACTAACACAGGTGGCCAAGCTGACAGGGCACTCCTACCGGGTCCTGTACCTG GCTGTCTCTCCAGATGGGGAGGCCATTGTGACTCTTTAA
- the LOC105891344 gene encoding importin-13-like: MESSSAQASGAEFTVEAVERALHQLYYDPDMAQKSVAQKWLTQAQMSPQAWHFCWVLLSRDKVPEVQFFGASTLYAKISRSWSDLPTEQHGSLKTQLISQVGHFASGPKMVLTRLCVALASLVLHLMPNTWPTAVPDLLREFQSGQAITGADGRVRCLAVLELLAVLPEEFQNSKMPAARRTQLRTALARQWSTVCPLLQQLLRQADSPAQVKMRVLRCLASWMALDVSLGDSEGLLQDSFSTLADPELFDTAVETIVSTISQPDSHRFADTLVKLMPQVLGLQDQLRKAVETGDMETSHGICRIAVALGETHCRTLLEHVDQWQDFQALVNMILYCTGIPGHYPVDETSSSLTLTFWYTLQDEILSFDADRQALYLQVYRPLYFQLVDVLLHKSRFPSDEGYASWSSDDKEQFRIYRVDISDTLMYVYDLLGPELLRNLYDRLGRLLTDTGRTAAWQDIEALLFGFQSIAETVDVSYSDVIPGLIGLIPLINVTNVELADTVMFTIGSLGEWLADHPLMLGGILPVVLQALSNADLSVSSVSALKRICRECRFSLQPHADNILAATQDVLVKQIHKSAQCMWLMQALGFLISALPGEQILGKLLPLLSPHLQQLGHLTKETPNPSNKTAIVHILGLLSSLFTTLDTNAEPEGSDDMAISRPAAAPQPDPHPVVVVLQQFFPLIQAVLSKWLTDSEVVEAACAIFDKSLKTLLSGFAPLVSQLSELIGQMYGAVPQAAALDLTRQLVHIFSCEKEHFAPVKTLIELLSSITLSIFQQEPRDHPDIVDSFMQLHAQVLKRKAELYLSETLDIKAIFYCGILSFKFPEKPTVKSTCLFFTELVPHCEDIPAVSEVLQEDGKLLLQSLLEGIGGLAALSVMEHFAEVLLCLNRHCHSLLSVWLQEVLLTPNFPSAHVSMEQKQTFNQQILREQANKRRAREIVRDFSQRCRGVHGTGVRW; this comes from the exons GTCCCAGAGGTCCAGTTTTTCGGAGCAAGCACGCTGTATGCCAAAATCTCCAGGAGCTGGAGTGACCTCCCCACAGAGCAACACGGCTCCCTCAAGACCCAGCTCATCTCCCAGGTCGGCCATTTCGCCAGTGGCCCCAAGATGGTGCTGACGAGGCTGTGTGTGGCCCTGGCCTCCCTGGTCCTCCACCTCATGCCAAACACGTGGCCCACCGCCGTGCCCGACCTGCTTCGGGAGTTCCAGAGCGGACAGGCCATCACCGGGGCCGACGGGCGCGTCCGCTGCCTGGCTGTGCTGGAGCTCCTAGCCGTGCTCCCGGAGGAGTTCCAGAACAGCAAGATGCCAGCCGCACGCCGCACCCAGCTGCGGACCGCCCTGGCTAGGCAGTGGAGTACTGTCTGCCCCCTGCTGCAACAGCTGCTGAGGCAGGCCGACTCCCCGGCCCAGGTGAAGATGAGGGTGCTGCGGTGCCTGGCCTCCTGGATGGCTCTGGACGTCTCCCTGGGGGACAGCGAGGGGCTGCTGCAGGACAGCTTCTCCACACTGGCAGACCCAGAGCTGTTTGACACGGCAGTGGAGACTATAGTGAGCACCATCTCCCAGCCAGACAGCCACAG GTTTGCCGACACCTTGGTTAAGTTGATGCCTCAAGTTCTAGGCCTGCAGGAtcagctgaggaaggctgtggagacGGGCGACATGGAGACCTCTCACGGCATCTGCAGGATCGCGGTCGCTCTTGGGGAGACACACTGCAG GACCCTTCTGGAACATGTGGACCAGTGGCAGGATTTTCAGGCCTTGGTCAACATGATCCTGTACTGCACCGGCATCCCTGGGCACTATCCTGTAGATGAGACCAgcagctctctcactctcaccttcTGGTACACGCTGCAG GACGAAATTCTGTCCTTTGATGCAGATCGCCAGGCACTTTACCTCCAGGTGTACAGGCCCCTGTATTTCCAGCTGGTCGACGTTCTCCTGCACAAATCCCGTTTTCCCAGCGATGAGGGATACGCCTCTTGGTCCTCTGATGACAAGGAGCAGTTCAGAATCTACAG GGTAGACATCTCAGACACACTGATGTATGTATATGATCTGCTGGGGCCTGAGTTGCTTAGGAACCTTTATGACAGACTTGGCCGACTCCTGACAGACACGGGACGAACAGCCGCCTGGCAG GATATAGAGGCACTTCTGTTTGGGTTTCAGTCCATTGCTGAGACCGTAGACGTCAGTTACTCTGATGTCATCCCTGGACTGATCGGCCTGATCCCCCTGATCAATGTTACCAACGTGGAGCTGGCAGACACAGTCATGTTCACCATAG GCTCACTGGGGGAGTGGCTGGCAGACCACCCTCTCATGCTCGGGGGGATTCTGCCGGTGGTGCTCCAGGCCCTGAGCAATGCGGACCTGTCCGTGTCCAGCGTCTCCGCCCTGAAGAGAATCTGCCGCGAGTGCCGGTTCAGTCTCCAGCCCCATGCCGACAACATCCTGGCGgccacgcag gaTGTTCTTGTCAAACAGATCCACAAG AGTGCCCAGTGTATGTGGCTCATGCAGGCCCTGGGGTTCCTGATCTCGGCCCTGCCAGGAGAGCAGATCCTGGGCAAACTGCTGCCCCTGCTCAGCCCTCACCTCCAGCAGCTGGGGCATTTGACAAAGGAGACG CCCAACCCATCTAACAAGACAGCAATCGTCCACATCCTGGGCCTGCTGTCCAGTCTGTTCACCACACTGGACACCAATGCTGAGCCAGAGGGCTCTGACGACATGGCCATATccagaccagcagcagccccacAGCCCGACCCACACCCA GTGGTTGTAGTACTGCAGCAGTTCTTCCCTCTTATTCAAGCTGTCCTCAGCAAATGGCTTACAGACTCCGAAGTAGTGGAA GCTGCTTGTGCCATCTTTGACAAGTCCCTGAAGACCCTCCTGAGTGGTTTTGCCCCTCTGGTCTCCCAGCTGAGTGAGCTGATTGGGCAGATGTACGGTGCTGTTCCTCAGGCCGCGGCGCTTGACCTCACACGACAG ctTGTTCACATATTCTCTTGTGAGAAAGAACACTTTGCCCCGGTCAAGACGCTAATCGAGCTTCTGAGCTCCATCACACTGTCTATCTTTCAGCAAG AGCCAAGAGATCACCCTGACATTGTGGATTCATTCATGCAACTCCATGCACAG GTGCTGAAAAGAAAAGCGGAGCTGTACCTCTCTGAAACTCTGGACATCAAAGCTATTTTCTACTGTG GAATCCTGTCATTCAAATTCCCTGAGAAACCCACTGTGAAgtctacatgtttgttcttT ACTGAACTGGTTCCCCACTGTGAAGATATCCCTGCAGTGAGTGAGGTGCTGCAAGAGGACGGGAAGTTGCTCCTTCAGTCCCTGCTAGAG GGCATTGGGGGCCTGGCTGCCCTTAGTGTGATGGAGCACTTTGCCGAGGTGCTGCTGTGCTTGAACCGCCACTGCCACagcctgctgtctgtgtggctgcaggaggtgctgctcACACCAAACTTCCCCTCCGCACACGTCTCCATGGAGCAGAAACAGACTTTCAATCAACAAATCCTAAG GGAGCAAGCGAACAAGAGACGTGCGAGGGAGATAGTGCGAGACTTTTCTCAGCGGTGTCGAGGTGTGCACGGAACGGGAGTACGCTGGTGA
- the fzr1b gene encoding fizzy-related protein homolog isoform X1, translated as MDQEYERRLLRQLNHQNLPEAQLAKPGYATCSPVSIKSGDRFIPTRAGSNWSINFHYANENCRSPSQNHRSKDSSADTGKDAVAYAALLRNELLGAGIETVPDPHTDDRRHAILSQDTCSLFKYSVQSKRVPFDNGNEVSPYSLSPLSNKSHKLLRSPRKPARKISKIPFKVLDAPELQDDFYLNLVDWSAGNLLSVGLGACVYLWSACTSQVTRLCDLSVDGDSVTSVCWNERGSLVAVGTHKGFVQIWDAAASRKLTCLEGHSARVGALAWNGEQLSSGSRDRVILQRDIRTPPSAERRLQGHRQEVCGLKWSPDHQHLASGGNDNKLLVWNSSSLLPVQQYSDHLAAVKAIAWSPHQHGLLASGGGTADRCLRFWNTLTGQALQSTDTGSQVCNLAWSKHANELVSTHGYSQNQILVWKYPSLTQVAKLTGHSYRVLYLAVSPDGEAIVTGAGDETLRFWNVFSKTRCTKESKSVLNLFTRIR; from the exons ATGGATCAGGAATATGAAAGACGCCTACTGAGGCAGCTCAACCATCAGAACCTCCCCGAGGCTCAACTGGCCAAG cCTGGTTATGCAACATGCAGTCCTGTCAGTATCAAGTCAGGAGACAGATTCATTCCTACTCGTGCCGGGAGTAACTGGAGCATCAATTTCCACTATGCCAAT GAAAACTGTCGGTCTCCCAGTCAGAATCACAGATCAAAAGATTCTTCAGCAGACACAGGCAAAG ATGCAGTGGCATATGCTGCCCTGCTGAGGAACGAGCTGCTGGGAGCAGGCATTGAGACAGTCCCTGATCCACACACAGATGACCGTCGCCACGCCATCCTTTCCCAGGACACATGTAGCCTCTTCAAG TACTCAGTGCAATCAAAGAGAGTGCCTTTTGACAACGGTAACGAAGTCTCTCCATACTCACTCTCCCCACTTAGCAATAAGAG CCACAAGCTCTTGCGCTCTCCCCGCAAGCCGGCGCGCAAGATCTCCAAGATCCCCTTCAAGGTGCTGGACGCCCCGGAGTTGCAGGACGACTTCTACCTCAACCTAGTGGACTGGTCCGCGGGGAACCTGCTGAGCGTGGGCCTGGGggcgtgtgtgtacctgtggagCGCCTGCACCAGtcag GTGACCAGGTTATGTGACCTGTCGGTGGATGGGGACTCGGTAACATCAGTGTGTTGGAATGAAAGG GGTAGCTTGGTTGCCGTGGGAACGCATAAGGGATTTGTGCAGATATGGGATGCAGCGGCCAGTCGGAAGCTGACCTGCCTTGAGGGTCATTCTGCACGCGTAG GTGCGTTGGCTTGGAACGGGGAGCAGCTGTCGTCGGGTAGCCGGGACCGCGTGATCCTTCAGAGGGACATCCGCACCCCCCCTTCTGCTGAGCGCCGGCTGCAGGGCCACCGGCAGGAAGTCTGCGGCCTCAAGTGGTCACCTGACCACCAGCACCTCGCCTCAGGGGGAAACGACAACAAG CTGCTGGTGTGGAACAGCTCTAGCCTGCTCCCGGTGCAGCAGTACAGTGACCACCTGGCGGCGGTCAAGGCCATCGCATGGTCCCCCCACCAGCACGGGCTGCTGGCGTCGGGCGGGGGCACAGCCGACCGCTGCCTCCGCTTCTGGAACACACTGACGGGCCAGGCGCTGCAGAGCACCGACACTGGCTCACAGGTCTGCAACCTGGCCTGGTCCAAACACGCCAATGAACTG GTGAGCACACACGGctactctcagaaccagattCTGGTTTGGAAGTACCCCTCACTAACACAGGTGGCCAAGCTGACAGGGCACTCCTACCGGGTCCTGTACCTG GCTGTCTCTCCAGATGGGGAGGCCATTGTGACGGGAGCAGGAGACGAGACCCTGAGGTTCTGGAACGTCTTCAGTAAAACACGATGCACCAAG GAATCCAAATCCGTATTAAACCTCTTCACCAGGATACGATAG